The nucleotide window TACCTAAGTTTAATACTTCTTGTTCAAGGTCTGCAAAGGACTGCTGTACGGCTTCTTTTCTGGCGACTATAACCACGTCGACACCCGGAAGGAATGAATTAATATGCTTACGGCATATCTCCCGCAGGCGGCGTTTTAATAAATTTCTTTTTACTGCCTTGCCGACTTTTTTTGAGATAGAAAAGCCGAACCGGGTGACACCTGATTTATTGGCAATAAAATATAAATTTAACGTTCCACCCTTAACCTTTTTCCCGAAGCGGTATACCCGGTTAAAATCCCTGGCTTTGACTATCCGCCGCCCTTCGTTTAACAATTTTCCGCCCCCAGAAATACGGGATGGCCTGCCTTATGCAGACAGGCGTTTACGCCCCTTACGGCGTCTTCTTTTAATAACTTCCCTTCCCGCTTTTGAGCTCATGCGTTTTAAAAATCCATGCACCCTCTTATGGCGTCTCCTTTTTGGTTGATACGTCCTTTTCAAACTCCTTTTTCCCTCCTAAGATTTTTCTTTATTTCGGCCTTATCATTCAAATTATAGCCGAGTACTTTTCTCTATGTCAAGGAAAAGGAAA belongs to Moorella humiferrea and includes:
- the rnpA gene encoding ribonuclease P protein component, whose translation is MLNEGRRIVKARDFNRVYRFGKKVKGGTLNLYFIANKSGVTRFGFSISKKVGKAVKRNLLKRRLREICRKHINSFLPGVDVVIVARKEAVQQSFADLEQEVLNLGRMGKIL
- the rpmH gene encoding 50S ribosomal protein L34, whose product is MKRTYQPKRRRHKRVHGFLKRMSSKAGREVIKRRRRKGRKRLSA